A genomic window from Aquila chrysaetos chrysaetos chromosome 9, bAquChr1.4, whole genome shotgun sequence includes:
- the THAP11 gene encoding THAP domain-containing protein 11, producing the protein MPGFTCCVPGCYNNSHRDKALHFYTFPKDEELRRLWLKNVSRAGVSGCFSTFQPTTGHRVCSEHFQGGRKSYLVRVPTIFPLRGVNERKAQRAARRPRPAAAAASAAAASAAASAAAQGPGAAAAAEAPAGGAAEDVKPIDLTVQVELGAGAPAGPGPGRLPAAGEEGPVEGGPPDHSYSLSSGTTSEELLRKLNEQRDIIALLEVKMKEMKGSIRRLRLAEAQLREEIREKDRLLHAASAGTRKRHGL; encoded by the coding sequence ATGCCGGGCTTCACCTGCTGCGTGCCGGGCTGCTACAACAACTCGCACCGCGACAAGGCGCTGCACTTCTACACCTTCCCCAAGGACGAGGAGCTGCGGCGCCTCTGGCTGAAGAACGTCTCCCGGGCGGGCGTCAGCGGCTGCTTCAGCACCTTCCAGCCCACCACGGGCCACCGCGTCTGCAGCGAGCACTTCCAGGGCGGTCGCAAGTCCTACCTGGTGCGGGTCCCTACCATCTTCCCGCTCCGCGGCGTCAACGAGCGCAAGGCGCagcgggccgcccgccgcccccgccccgccgccgccgccgcctccgccgccgccgcctccgccgccgcctccgccgccgcgcagggccccggtgccgccgccgccgccgaggccCCGGCAGGGGGCGCGGCCGAGGACGTGAAGCCCATCGACCTGACGGTGCAGGTGGAGCTCGGGGCTGGGGCGCCCGCtgggcccggccccggcaggctaccggcggcgggggaggagggCCCGGTGGAGGGCGGCCCCCCGGACCACTCGTACTCGCTGTCGTCGGGCACCACGTCGGAGGAGCTGCTGAGGAAGCTGAACGAGCAGCGCGACATCATCGCGCTGCTGGAGGTGAAGATGAAGGAGATGAAGGGCAGCATCCGCCGCCTGCGCCTGGCCGAGGCCCAGCTCCGTGAGGAGATCCGCGAGAAGGACCGGCTGCTCCACGCTGCCAGCGCCGGGACCCGCAAGCGTCACGGCCTCTGA